A window of Bacillota bacterium genomic DNA:
TTCATCCTTGAACCGGAAGTAATCAAGGATGTCCGAGGGGTGTTCCCGGGTGGCTTCCACCTCGGGATCGCCCCCTTCATGCTTGGCAGAGATGTTGGGCACCTCCCGGGCCACATCAAGAAGCTCATCCCTGCGGTTGTAGGGCTGGCGTACGATGCTCTTGGCCGTCTCGGTGATGTGGTGCTCGATGCGGACCTGGTCCTCCAGGTCGAGCCTTCTCCTTATCTCCGAGCTCAGGCGGATCGTACTGTTGTCAACTGAATTGCTCAGGTTGAACCCCTCCAGGGGGGTTGAGCCATCCTCGCGGCCCAGGAGCCGGGCCATCATGAGCGTCCAGAGCACTGAGTAGGGATTGTCGTTCCCCATGAATACGGAGATCTTGAACTTCACATCGATGCCCAGCCTGTACAGCATGTACCCCAGGAGCACGGTTCCAGGGTTGATGTTTAGAACCTGGTCAATGCCGTACTGGGTGTAGTAATAAAGGTACTCGTCTACCCACGCCAGGGCATGGTCGTTGGGCTGGCCCACCCCACCGAAGTAGCCGGTGATGCACTCGGGGCCCCCCAGGTGGAGGTTAGAGCCGTCAGTACCCCGGGTATCCAGTGTCTCAACGTAACTGGCGCCGATGATCTGCATAGCTGCGGCCACCGCCAGGGTGTCTCCATCATCCCGTTCCTGCTCCCGCATCTTGCGAACGCGAATGTACCTGCCTGGCATGATCTCCTGGGCGTCGATGGCCCTCTGGGCCTCAGCGATGAGCCAGGGGAAGTACTGCAGGGCGCTGATCTCAAGGGTGACGGCCTTCCCCTCGTCAAAGCACATGGCGGGGTTCTCCCGGCCCAGCACCCCCTGGCGGTAGTCGCCGATGCTCACGAAGGCCCCCCGGTCCCTTTCCGCCGCCAGCCATTGCAGGTCCCTTAGATAGGGGGAACCCATGTTGGTGAGGCGCTGGAGAAGATTGGGAAGGTTCCGGGCCTCCCGGGCCCGGGCGTTGATCTGTTCAGGGGTTCCATGCTTCGCTACCACCCGGAGAACATCGCTTACCAGCGGGTTACAGGGGTCCTGGAGGAAGCTATTGATGTCGCTAATGGCCTTTGTGTCTAGGCTAATCTGACCTGTGGGCATGATCCAACTCTCCTTCGGCAGTATTCGTCCCAAGTTCATCGACTCCCAGGACTATTACGTCTCAGGGCCCCTATCCTCCTGCCAGTGCCGGGCGGTTTTACTGTGTGGGGTGCCACTACCCGAACACCCACGCCGGGGTGTATAATCAACCTGGAGCCGGACAAGCCCGAAGCCATACCAGAAGGGGGTCACCAATGCTCTCGCTTGACCTTGCCCTGTTCGCGGTTGGGGTCATAGTCGTGATCAAAGGGGCGGACTACTTCACGGATGGAGCCATCTGTCTTGCCAGGGTGACCGGTATCTCGGAGGTTATCATCGGCGCCACCGTGGTAAGCTTGGCCACGACCCTCCCGGAGTTCTCCGTGTCCACGTACGCTGCCCTGAAGGGCCACACCGACATGGCCGCCGGCAACGCCCTGGGTTCCGTGTTGTTCAACACAGGACTCATATTCGGCGGTAGCGTCCTGGCCAGGGGTTTCCTCACGGACCGGAGGCTTTTTAGGCAAGAGGGTGGGTTCATGCTGGGCGCGGCAGTGCTTACCCTGGCCATGGGGCTGGACGGTACGATTACCAGGGGGGAGGGCGGGATCTTACTGGCTGTGTTCGTCCTGTACATGGCGGTGGCCACCTTCAATGCCGTGGCCCAGAGTCGTGCCTCGGAGGTAGCAGCTGGGGATGACAGCTGGGCCAAGCCCGCGCTGCGCGGGAGCACAGGGCTCTTTGTCTTGGGGGGACTCATGGTGGCGTTTGGCAGCCGTCTCCTGGTTAATTCGGGGATTAGCATAGCCGTTACCCTGGGCGTGTCCGAGATGTTCCTGGGTCTTACCCTTGTCGCTGCGGGTACGTCCCTCCCGGAGCTGGTCACGGCTGTGGTGGCCCTGGCAAAGGGGCACCAGGCTCTCTCGGTAGGCAACATATTGGGGGCGAACTTCTTGAACCTTACGTGGGTCATGGGAATGGCCGCGGTCGTCCGGGGGGTTCCCTTCTCCACCGTCACTACTGGTCTTGATCTCCCGGCCGTGCTTGTCTCCTTGGTGATGTTGCTTTGGTTTGCCAGGACCACTGAGAGGTTGGACAGGTGGGAGGGCGGGGTTCTCCTTGGCACCTATGTGCTGTATGTGGCCTACAGGGGCATTTCCCTCCTGTGATCAGGTCGCCCGGGATCTGTGGAGGGAAAACCGCCTCCCGGAGAGCGCCGTGAAAGAGGAGGCAACGTTCAAGGTGAGCCTGCGCAAAGCAGCTCCCTGCTGACCTTAATGGTATCGAGGCCAAAATGCAGGTTCCCACGGGTCGAACCGCGGTTTTGCACGACCCCGCGACTCATGGAAATTGTGAGAGGGCAGGCCTGGGGGTGTTTCACACGGGAAAGGGAGAACCCTGTGGGACACCTGAACTGGGTACACCAGGAAGCAAGTACCCGAGGCTAAGTCCAGGGAGGAGACACCTTCCATCAAGAGTGGCCTGGAACTGGAGAAGAGAGCCTCAAAGCGTGGGCACTCCGGTATGAGCAGGTAATTTGCCTCCGCGGGACCTCCTGCGACCCCAATGTGCCGGCGAAGCACCTGCCATGATAGAAGAGAGATCACTCAAAAAGCGGTAATGCTGCCCAAAAAGCCGTGACAAGGCTAGCCTGCCAGCGGAAAAGCTGTAGAGAGTGACGGATCGCCAAGATGAAAGAACTGATAGCAAGGGGGAAGCCGGTACGACTTGGGCTTCCCCCTGTATGTGGTCATGCGCGATGGATCCGAGCCGCCTGGCACGGTCCCGCAGGCAGTGCCGTCTTTGGGGAAGGGGAGGATGAGACTACAGGCCCGGGAGCACTGGAATCCCTACGGAAATCCCAGAGGGGCGGCGCTGCCGGGTGTGGTGGCGGCTCCCTCATTGGAGGAGATTCAAATCCTGGGATTGGCTGGCGGTTCCAGGAAACGACCTCCTGGCCCCTGGGGCAGGGAATGGATCCTGACTGCCTGGAAAGGCCCAGCGAAAGGAAAGGCAGGACTTTTGGAGAACATACAAACACACCGAAGAGCGGGGAGGGGCGTGGATGGCCCCGGAGCGGCTCCAGAACGTCCTTAGTGGCGCAGGTTTGGCCTCCCGGCGACGAGCTGCCGCCATAATCCGGGAGGGCCGGGTGGCAGTAAATGGCATCACCGTCAGCGAGCCCGGGTACCGGGTTGAGGGTGGGGACGTAGTCACCCTGGATGGCGAACCGGTTGGAGCCAGGGAAAACACCATATACCTTCTTCTGCACAAGCCGGTGGGCTACGTCAGCACAGTCCGGGACCCGCAGGGACGGAAGACGGTGATGGACCTGGTTTTTGGGGTGTCCCAGCGGGTCTATCCTGTGGGCCGGCTTGACCTTGACTCCTCAGGGCTCATTCTCATGACCAACGATGGTGACCTCGCGGCCAGTCTTGCTCACCCCAGGTACCAGGTGAGCAAGACCTACAGGGTGCGAGTCATTGGCGTGCCGTCGTCCCGGGCTCTGGCCTGCCTCAGGGAGGGCGTGTCCCTGGAGGATGGCGTCACCGCACCCGCCGAGATCCGCCTTGCCGGCCGCTGGGCCAAAGGGGCCGAGATGGAGTTCGTTCTGCGGGAGGGGAAGAAACGCCAAGTGAGACGCATGTGCCAGGCTGTGGGACACCCGGTCTCAGCGCTGTGCCGCACAGCCCTGGGCCCCCTGGAGCTGGGGGACCTGGCGCCGGGAGCCTGGCGGCCGTTAGGACCGGCAGAGATCAGGGCGCTGAAACAGGCGCCAAGGAGGTGGAGAAGTGAGAGAGGCCCTGGTGGTCGTGGACATGCTCGCTGATTTTTTGGATCCCACAGGCACTCTGTACTGTGGAGACGCGGCCAGGGGCATCATCCCAGCGGTCCACGAGGCCGTGGAGAAGGCCCGGGCGCGGGGCATACCTGTGCTTTATGTGGCGGACACCCATGATCCGGATGACCCGGAGTTCCAGGTGTTCCCGCCCCACTGTGTTGCCGGGACTTGGGGATCCGGGGTCATACCCGAGATACTCCCCCAAGAGGGCGAACCCGTTATAGCAAAGAGGCGCTTCAGCGGTTTCTACGGGACCGACCTGGACCTCCGTCTCCGGGAGAGGGGCATCGACTCCCTGGTGCTTGTGGGAGTCTGCACCAACATATGTGTGCTGTATACAGCCGCGGATGCCCGCATGCGCAACTATGGCGTCACAGTGCCCAGGGATTCCGTGGCCTCCTTTGACCCGGAGGCAGGGGGGTTTGCCCTGGGGCAGATGGAGAAGGTCCTAGGTGTCCAGGTGGTATCCTCCTGGTGAGCGCGACTGAAAGAGGGGTGACTTGGCAGCCTTGCGAAGCTTGAAGGAGGCCGGGGAACTGGAGATCCGTCCAGACCGGCGGCTGTTCTCAGCCACGCACGAGGAGATCATTGACGGAGAAACCACAGACGTTTACTTCATGAAGACCTACGACCTCCTAGACCATCTAGGACTTCTGGATACACCAGTAGCCGCAGAGGTCTTCACCTCGGGATCGGGCACTTGCTGTGGCATCCAGGAGTGCCTTAACCTCCTGGAGGGACACGCCTGCGAGGTCTGGGCCCTGGACGAGGGGGAGGAGTTCGGGCCCAAGGAACCCATCATGCAGGTGCGGGGGCCCTACGGCGCCTTCGGCTTCTACGAGACGGCCATCCTGGGGATCCTCGCCAGTTCCAGCGCCTGGGCCACTGCGGCCCGGGAGTGTCGCAATGCAGCCAAGGGGAAGCCCTTCATCTGCTTTGGAGCCAGGCACGTGCACCCGGCGGTAGCCCCCGTCATGGAGCGGGCTGCGGTTCTCGGGGGGGCCACTGGTGCCAGCTGCGTCCTGGGGGCCAGGCTGGCCGGCCTGCAACCCACAGGGACCATCCCCCACGCGGCCATTCTCATAGCCGGGGACACAGTGAGGGTGGCCCAGGCCTATCACGAG
This region includes:
- a CDS encoding pseudouridine synthase; its protein translation is MAPERLQNVLSGAGLASRRRAAAIIREGRVAVNGITVSEPGYRVEGGDVVTLDGEPVGARENTIYLLLHKPVGYVSTVRDPQGRKTVMDLVFGVSQRVYPVGRLDLDSSGLILMTNDGDLAASLAHPRYQVSKTYRVRVIGVPSSRALACLREGVSLEDGVTAPAEIRLAGRWAKGAEMEFVLREGKKRQVRRMCQAVGHPVSALCRTALGPLELGDLAPGAWRPLGPAEIRALKQAPRRWRSERGPGGRGHAR
- a CDS encoding calcium/sodium antiporter; its protein translation is MLSLDLALFAVGVIVVIKGADYFTDGAICLARVTGISEVIIGATVVSLATTLPEFSVSTYAALKGHTDMAAGNALGSVLFNTGLIFGGSVLARGFLTDRRLFRQEGGFMLGAAVLTLAMGLDGTITRGEGGILLAVFVLYMAVATFNAVAQSRASEVAAGDDSWAKPALRGSTGLFVLGGLMVAFGSRLLVNSGISIAVTLGVSEMFLGLTLVAAGTSLPELVTAVVALAKGHQALSVGNILGANFLNLTWVMGMAAVVRGVPFSTVTTGLDLPAVLVSLVMLLWFARTTERLDRWEGGVLLGTYVLYVAYRGISLL
- a CDS encoding isochorismatase family cysteine hydrolase, translating into MREALVVVDMLADFLDPTGTLYCGDAARGIIPAVHEAVEKARARGIPVLYVADTHDPDDPEFQVFPPHCVAGTWGSGVIPEILPQEGEPVIAKRRFSGFYGTDLDLRLRERGIDSLVLVGVCTNICVLYTAADARMRNYGVTVPRDSVASFDPEAGGFALGQMEKVLGVQVVSSW
- a CDS encoding nicotinate phosphoribosyltransferase → MAALRSLKEAGELEIRPDRRLFSATHEEIIDGETTDVYFMKTYDLLDHLGLLDTPVAAEVFTSGSGTCCGIQECLNLLEGHACEVWALDEGEEFGPKEPIMQVRGPYGAFGFYETAILGILASSSAWATAARECRNAAKGKPFICFGARHVHPAVAPVMERAAVLGGATGASCVLGARLAGLQPTGTIPHAAILIAGDTVRVAQAYHEIMPESSPRIILVDTFKDEAEETLRVARALGRHLEGVRLDTPGERGGVTEALVAEVRARLDGEGFFHVKVFVSGGLNPERINALGRAGADAFGVGSYISGAKPIDMTLDLKEINGKPVAKRGRIPGLRPPSRLRRRL